In Acidobacteriota bacterium, a genomic segment contains:
- a CDS encoding cadherin-like domain-containing protein, giving the protein MRWRVGLVLSAIVASGVGSLALFTNGGFENGNLSSWTVTTFLNPSLTGSAPYGASSIVRNTGGANNTFVVGTLGSGPFSVSVTETNNQLKVPRFGDFAAVVNYAGSSNNANALKQSTTVQSSDVDSLDGKVHIRLAYAPVLADGSHAGHQQAWFFIIVRNKSRGNAVLYERMSYAAEPGVPWKTHSGYTFTDWQIVDIAPGNASLAVGDEIELEAIASRCSPGGHAGWVYVDAFGSQIPGPSVIATAPAQVNPGGQMTYHLTARNQGTGDLQNGVVKFTVPPQTTFVSVSDSLNSCTQSAGVVTCNIGTLPVDQLHPIDIVVNVNGGASGTIAAGNYSIEGTNEPALLGPVVNTSVTNNTLVDLKVDVDNGQTGVISGQTTTYTITASNLSNVAVNGSTVTATPPAGLSNVTWTCALSGGGACPVASGNGAISQVVDLAANSSAIYTVTGTVTGASGTLSMPASIAVGVGVTDLDPSNNAAADNDVITPNSAPVGVTDTYTVAEDGVLTVNAGLGVLANDTDADVNPLTAVQVSGPTHGTLSFNADGSFVYTPPANYFGPDSFTYRANDGLATSAVTTVDLTVTPVNDAPTVDQPTNLTMHWSDGPQTITLTSLSPGPGESEPISITVTSSVPGTAQTSTVTYGGGSTGTFTITPVPYKQGPVTVTVEVFDGQVTTTRTFVVNVVPPPFYVTHIYPASGPAEGGTLVSIHGAGFTLPGTPGVTPTVLVGGVPAPKVVVESDSIVRFVTPPLPAGHPLDVQLVLPGGNGTLVKAYTPYERPEPTPTEPTEPTQPGQPEPPAPDPTNPMDPSAPTVDSDGDGIPDVWEEFYGLDPHDPNDAASDPDGDGKSNFEEFEANTHPNGQHGIFFAEGTAQDPFTTWLNFYNPAPFESAVQLTFYLDDATVVKHLVRSRPQGRLTVDTSMIAGLQNHAFGIRVEADEAVVSNRTMTWNRRGEGATAERAMPLSPTWYFAEGTTHEGLHTFLLLTNPTEEDITADVEYLVSGNGYSVMRSYFVPKHSRQTVWVNQEGPELQDQGFGTVVRASAPLVAERATYIIRDGRFEAGETSFGSPGIGTEWFFAEGSAGPFFDSFLLLVNPSDTTAEVDVRYLPDHGEGVTRTHIVGPRSRVTVPLDKEHDWESWTGLGMHVTSKNDVPIIAERAMWWSTNGQPGWEEGHGGTGLLAPALSFAMGDGVAGGPQGAATYLLVANPSDADAIVRVTIAFEDGTPSESREYMVPVGRRQTLNVAGEFPTARDRRFSARVDSLNATPIVVEESIYWSLGTGTWKTGVSLPATRLQ; this is encoded by the coding sequence TTGCGCTGGCGTGTCGGACTGGTCCTGTCCGCCATCGTCGCATCGGGCGTTGGAAGTCTCGCCCTGTTCACCAATGGTGGGTTCGAGAACGGAAACCTGTCGAGTTGGACTGTCACCACGTTCCTGAACCCCAGTTTGACTGGCTCCGCACCGTATGGGGCCAGCAGCATCGTCAGGAACACGGGCGGTGCCAACAACACATTCGTGGTCGGGACGCTGGGAAGTGGTCCCTTCTCGGTTTCGGTCACCGAGACGAACAACCAGTTGAAGGTACCGCGGTTCGGCGACTTCGCCGCCGTCGTGAACTACGCGGGCAGCAGCAACAATGCGAACGCGTTGAAGCAATCGACGACGGTCCAGTCGTCTGACGTGGACAGCCTCGACGGCAAGGTCCACATCCGGCTCGCGTACGCGCCGGTGTTGGCCGACGGCTCACATGCCGGCCACCAGCAGGCATGGTTCTTCATCATCGTGCGCAACAAGTCGCGCGGGAACGCGGTGCTCTACGAGCGAATGTCGTATGCCGCCGAACCAGGCGTGCCGTGGAAGACCCACAGTGGTTACACCTTCACCGACTGGCAGATCGTGGACATCGCGCCGGGCAATGCGTCTCTCGCCGTGGGCGACGAGATCGAGCTCGAAGCCATCGCCTCGCGCTGCTCGCCGGGTGGCCACGCGGGATGGGTGTACGTCGACGCGTTCGGATCGCAAATTCCAGGTCCGAGCGTCATCGCGACCGCCCCAGCGCAGGTCAATCCCGGCGGCCAGATGACGTACCACCTGACGGCGCGCAACCAGGGGACCGGCGACCTGCAGAACGGCGTCGTGAAGTTCACGGTACCGCCGCAGACGACCTTCGTCTCCGTGAGCGATTCTCTCAACAGCTGCACGCAGTCGGCCGGCGTCGTCACGTGCAACATCGGGACGCTGCCCGTCGACCAGCTCCATCCGATCGACATCGTCGTCAACGTCAACGGCGGCGCCTCGGGCACCATCGCGGCAGGCAACTACAGCATCGAGGGTACCAACGAGCCCGCACTGCTCGGACCCGTGGTCAACACGAGCGTCACCAACAACACGCTCGTCGACCTGAAGGTCGACGTCGACAATGGTCAGACGGGTGTCATCTCCGGTCAGACCACGACCTACACGATCACGGCCAGCAACCTGAGCAACGTCGCCGTCAATGGGTCCACCGTGACGGCCACGCCGCCTGCCGGCCTCAGCAACGTCACATGGACGTGTGCCCTGTCAGGTGGCGGGGCGTGCCCTGTCGCCAGCGGAAACGGCGCGATCAGCCAGGTTGTCGATCTGGCGGCCAACAGCAGCGCCATCTACACGGTCACGGGGACCGTGACGGGCGCGTCAGGCACGCTCTCGATGCCCGCCAGCATCGCCGTCGGGGTGGGCGTCACGGACCTCGACCCATCCAACAACGCGGCGGCCGACAACGACGTGATCACGCCCAACAGCGCGCCTGTCGGCGTCACCGACACCTACACGGTGGCCGAGGACGGCGTACTCACCGTCAATGCGGGGCTTGGCGTACTCGCCAACGACACCGATGCTGACGTCAACCCCCTCACGGCCGTACAGGTGAGCGGGCCCACGCACGGCACGCTGTCATTCAACGCCGACGGCAGCTTCGTCTACACGCCGCCCGCGAACTACTTCGGCCCCGACTCGTTCACCTATCGCGCCAATGACGGCCTCGCGACCAGCGCCGTCACGACGGTGGACCTCACGGTGACGCCGGTGAACGACGCGCCCACTGTCGATCAGCCCACGAATCTGACGATGCACTGGAGCGATGGTCCGCAGACGATCACGCTGACGAGCCTGTCTCCAGGTCCAGGCGAATCGGAGCCGATCAGCATCACCGTCACGAGCAGCGTGCCTGGTACGGCGCAGACGAGCACCGTCACCTACGGTGGCGGCTCGACGGGCACGTTCACCATCACGCCGGTGCCCTACAAGCAGGGCCCGGTCACGGTGACGGTCGAGGTCTTCGATGGTCAGGTGACGACCACGCGGACGTTCGTGGTGAACGTCGTTCCGCCGCCGTTCTACGTGACGCACATCTATCCCGCGTCAGGCCCCGCAGAGGGTGGGACGCTCGTGAGCATCCACGGCGCCGGCTTCACGCTGCCGGGTACGCCTGGCGTGACGCCCACGGTGTTGGTGGGCGGCGTGCCGGCTCCGAAGGTCGTCGTGGAGTCCGACTCCATCGTCAGGTTCGTGACGCCGCCGCTGCCGGCCGGTCATCCGCTCGACGTGCAACTGGTCCTGCCCGGTGGCAACGGCACGCTCGTGAAGGCCTACACGCCGTACGAGCGTCCCGAGCCGACGCCGACCGAACCCACGGAGCCGACGCAGCCCGGTCAGCCGGAGCCGCCGGCACCCGATCCGACCAATCCGATGGATCCCTCGGCGCCGACCGTCGACTCCGACGGTGACGGCATCCCCGACGTGTGGGAGGAGTTCTACGGACTCGATCCGCACGATCCGAACGACGCCGCGAGTGACCCCGACGGCGACGGCAAGAGCAACTTCGAGGAGTTCGAAGCCAACACGCATCCGAATGGCCAGCACGGGATCTTCTTTGCCGAAGGTACCGCGCAGGATCCGTTCACGACGTGGCTGAACTTCTACAACCCCGCGCCGTTCGAGTCGGCCGTCCAGCTCACCTTCTATCTGGACGACGCGACCGTCGTGAAGCACCTGGTGAGGAGCCGCCCGCAGGGTCGCCTTACGGTGGATACGTCGATGATTGCCGGTCTGCAGAACCACGCGTTCGGCATCCGCGTGGAAGCCGACGAGGCCGTCGTGAGCAACCGCACGATGACGTGGAACCGCCGCGGCGAAGGCGCGACGGCGGAACGCGCGATGCCCCTCTCGCCCACGTGGTACTTCGCGGAAGGCACCACGCACGAAGGACTGCACACGTTCCTCCTGCTCACCAACCCGACCGAGGAGGACATCACGGCCGACGTCGAGTACCTCGTATCGGGGAACGGCTACTCCGTGATGCGCAGCTACTTCGTGCCGAAGCACTCGCGCCAGACGGTGTGGGTCAATCAGGAAGGACCTGAACTGCAGGATCAGGGCTTCGGAACGGTGGTGCGTGCGTCGGCGCCCCTCGTCGCCGAGCGCGCGACCTACATCATTCGCGACGGCAGGTTCGAAGCCGGCGAGACGTCCTTCGGATCGCCCGGGATCGGCACGGAGTGGTTCTTCGCCGAGGGCTCGGCAGGTCCGTTCTTCGACTCGTTCCTCCTCCTGGTCAACCCCTCGGACACGACGGCGGAGGTCGACGTACGGTATCTCCCCGACCATGGTGAAGGGGTGACGCGCACACACATCGTCGGGCCCAGGAGTCGTGTGACGGTCCCGCTCGACAAGGAGCACGACTGGGAGAGCTGGACGGGTCTCGGCATGCACGTGACGTCGAAGAACGATGTGCCGATCATCGCCGAGCGCGCGATGTGGTGGTCCACCAACGGGCAGCCCGGGTGGGAAGAGGGCCACGGCGGTACCGGTCTGCTCGCGCCAGCGCTCTCGTTCGCCATGGGCGACGGCGTGGCAGGCGGACCGCAGGGGGCCGCGACGTATCTGCTGGTCGCCAATCCGTCGGACGCCGACGCGATCGTGCGCGTGACCATCGCATTCGAGGATGGCACGCCCTCGGAGAGTCGCGAGTACATGGTCCCTGTCGGTCGCCGACAGACGCTGAACGTGGCGGGTGAGTTCCCGACCGCCAGAGACAGGCGATTCAGTGCGCGCGTGGACAGCCTCAATGCCACGCCGATCGTCGTCGAGGAGTCCATCTACTGGTCGCTCGGGACCGGAACCTGGAAGACCGGCGTCAGCCTGCCTGCCACGCGCCTGCAGTAG
- a CDS encoding sigma-70 family RNA polymerase sigma factor: MAGDVTTLLARWSDGDRDALDELMPLVYGELRHNAGAYLRRERDDHTLQPTALVHETWLRLVRQGNPSFEHRRQFYALAAQVMRRILIDHARATRADKRGGDHMRVACASDVGTDAPAFEDLLSLDAALARLATANARQAQVIELRYFGGLNVEEAADVLGVSPATVSRDQKVAEAWLGQAMADDGEQD, translated from the coding sequence ATGGCGGGAGACGTCACGACGCTGCTGGCGCGCTGGAGCGACGGCGATCGCGACGCTCTCGACGAGTTGATGCCGCTGGTCTACGGCGAGTTGCGCCACAACGCAGGCGCATATCTGCGCCGGGAACGCGACGACCACACGCTCCAGCCGACGGCACTCGTCCACGAGACGTGGCTGCGACTGGTGCGCCAGGGCAACCCCTCATTCGAACATCGGCGCCAGTTCTACGCGCTCGCGGCGCAGGTGATGCGGCGGATCCTGATCGACCATGCGCGCGCCACCCGCGCCGACAAACGCGGGGGCGACCACATGCGCGTGGCGTGTGCGTCCGACGTCGGCACGGATGCACCGGCGTTCGAGGACCTGCTGTCGCTCGACGCCGCCCTCGCACGGCTGGCGACAGCCAACGCACGGCAGGCGCAGGTCATCGAGCTGCGCTACTTCGGCGGCCTGAACGTGGAGGAAGCCGCCGACGTGCTCGGCGTCTCACCGGCCACTGTGAGCCGGGATCAGAAGGTGGCCGAAGCGTGGCTCGGCCAGGCGATGGCCGATGACGGCGAACAGGACTGA
- a CDS encoding protein kinase, producing the protein MTANRTDTGAPLDPVLWERVERAFLALEHVPADERDAAIASHAAGDASLARILRRMLGAAEHAPARIGDAIARAADAVAAIAPGSWIGRRVGSYVVLREIGRGGMGLVFEAARADAAFDKRVALKVAPDWRGGDDSAARFRAERQILAGLEHPNIARLLDGGTEDGVPYFAMELVDGEPITAYCNRHGLDLDARLRLFIDVCLAVEYAHDHLVVHRDIKPANILVTAGGVPKLLDFGIAKVLGGRAADATLTAVTAWTPAYVSPEQVRGWPITVRTDVYSLGLVLYELVCESRARSTETTADASLVAALSEAALDAPSARLRAAGRRDLARRVAGDIDTITLTAVSHAPDERYRSVAELRDDITRVLTNRPIRARMASPLHRARKFVARHAVAVTAVAIAATLAVAGLVSALNEGRKADRRFQQVRALANTFVTDVHDRIAMLPGSTEARHAIVQTALTYLESLRADVGTDAALAVELASAYEKVGSAQGLPTGPNLGNTEGALASYDTGIALLQPFASQENAARQTVSLLNLRGVVRRARGDVDGAIADLDEGVAIGRRLLAARPDDIATMDVLGSIVANRGRAAFERRDFGAAERDGTDAMALAERLVAAAPQNSLHRNSLAAAHLAVGTAQLGAGRLTDAATHYRESTTIREALVHEHPDNAAYRRALAIGYGTLGDVLGYRPDNLGDTDGAVTAFTKAAALIEQARAEDPKDRRALYDLANVHVRLGRVYANAQPARMDDALSALERATSNVDSLLAEDPEVLTYRYLRFVVLRDKGYALARIGRRTAAITALEDAAKVGAALRGGPNDATVADAMTVIATRLDELRLAR; encoded by the coding sequence ATGACGGCGAACAGGACTGATACCGGCGCGCCGCTCGATCCGGTGCTGTGGGAACGCGTCGAGCGCGCGTTCCTCGCTCTCGAACACGTCCCGGCAGACGAGCGGGACGCCGCGATCGCAAGCCATGCGGCCGGCGATGCCAGCCTCGCGCGCATCCTGCGGCGCATGCTGGGCGCGGCCGAACACGCACCCGCGCGCATCGGAGACGCCATCGCGCGTGCCGCCGACGCCGTCGCGGCCATCGCACCCGGTTCGTGGATCGGACGCCGTGTCGGCTCATACGTCGTCCTGCGCGAGATCGGACGCGGGGGCATGGGTCTCGTGTTCGAGGCCGCACGCGCCGACGCGGCGTTCGACAAGCGCGTGGCGCTCAAGGTCGCTCCCGACTGGCGCGGGGGCGACGACTCGGCCGCCCGCTTCCGCGCGGAGCGCCAGATCCTCGCCGGTCTCGAACACCCCAACATCGCGCGGCTGCTCGACGGCGGCACGGAAGACGGCGTGCCGTACTTCGCGATGGAGCTCGTTGACGGCGAGCCCATCACTGCGTATTGCAACAGGCACGGCCTCGACCTCGACGCGCGCCTGCGCCTCTTCATCGACGTGTGTCTCGCGGTCGAATACGCGCACGACCATCTCGTGGTGCATCGCGACATCAAGCCGGCCAACATCCTCGTCACGGCAGGCGGCGTGCCCAAGCTCCTCGACTTCGGCATCGCCAAGGTGCTCGGCGGACGCGCCGCAGACGCCACGCTCACGGCGGTCACCGCGTGGACGCCGGCGTACGTGAGTCCCGAACAAGTGCGCGGATGGCCGATCACGGTCCGCACCGACGTCTATTCGCTTGGCCTCGTGCTCTACGAACTGGTGTGCGAGTCGCGTGCCCGGAGTACGGAGACGACAGCCGACGCGAGCCTCGTCGCCGCACTCTCCGAGGCCGCACTCGACGCGCCGAGCGCACGTCTGCGCGCGGCCGGCCGGCGCGATCTGGCCAGGCGCGTGGCAGGCGACATCGACACCATCACGCTCACGGCCGTGAGTCATGCACCCGACGAGCGCTACCGCTCCGTGGCGGAGTTGCGCGACGACATCACGCGCGTGCTCACGAACCGCCCGATTCGCGCACGCATGGCGAGTCCGCTGCACCGTGCGCGCAAGTTCGTGGCACGCCACGCCGTTGCCGTGACGGCCGTCGCCATCGCCGCGACGCTCGCCGTCGCCGGACTCGTATCGGCGCTGAACGAAGGGCGCAAGGCCGATCGTCGCTTCCAGCAGGTGCGGGCGCTCGCCAACACGTTCGTCACCGACGTCCACGACCGTATCGCCATGCTGCCGGGATCCACGGAAGCACGCCACGCGATCGTGCAGACGGCCCTCACGTACCTCGAGAGCCTGCGCGCCGACGTCGGGACCGACGCGGCCCTGGCCGTCGAGCTCGCGAGCGCGTACGAAAAGGTCGGCTCCGCGCAGGGGCTGCCGACAGGGCCGAACCTCGGGAACACGGAAGGCGCGCTGGCAAGTTACGACACGGGCATCGCGCTGCTGCAGCCGTTCGCGTCACAGGAAAACGCGGCGAGACAGACGGTGTCGCTGCTGAATCTCCGCGGCGTCGTGAGACGCGCACGTGGGGATGTCGATGGCGCGATCGCCGATCTCGACGAGGGCGTCGCCATCGGGCGCCGGCTGCTGGCAGCCCGTCCGGACGACATCGCCACGATGGATGTCCTGGGCAGCATCGTGGCCAACAGAGGCCGCGCCGCATTCGAACGGCGTGATTTCGGCGCCGCCGAACGAGACGGGACCGATGCGATGGCGCTCGCGGAGCGCCTCGTCGCGGCCGCGCCGCAGAACTCCCTCCACAGGAACTCGCTCGCGGCGGCACACCTGGCCGTCGGTACCGCGCAGCTCGGGGCGGGGAGGCTCACCGACGCCGCGACGCACTACAGGGAATCCACGACGATCCGTGAGGCGTTGGTGCACGAGCACCCCGACAACGCCGCATACCGTCGCGCGCTCGCCATCGGCTACGGCACGCTCGGTGACGTGCTCGGATACAGGCCCGACAATCTCGGGGATACCGATGGCGCCGTCACCGCGTTCACGAAAGCCGCCGCACTCATCGAGCAGGCGCGCGCCGAGGATCCGAAGGATCGGCGTGCGCTGTACGACCTCGCGAACGTCCACGTGCGGCTCGGACGCGTGTACGCGAACGCGCAGCCGGCACGGATGGACGACGCCTTGTCGGCCCTCGAGCGGGCCACCTCGAACGTCGACAGCCTCCTCGCCGAGGATCCGGAGGTCCTCACGTACCGCTACCTGCGATTCGTGGTGCTGAGAGACAAGGGCTACGCGCTGGCCCGGATCGGACGGCGAACGGCCGCCATCACGGCACTGGAGGACGCCGCCAAGGTCGGTGCCGCGCTGCGTGGAGGCCCGAACGACGCGACCGTCGCCGATGCGATGACGGTCATCGCGACTCGCCTCGACGAACTTCGCCTCGCACGGTGA
- a CDS encoding PqqD family protein: MLTPGSRLVARADVLGSSVGDEASILLDPVAGRYFTIEGAGTSAWAALAVPVTFDALCARVTAEFDVDDATCERDMRDLVTRLIDLGLVRVLDEHDAD, encoded by the coding sequence GTGCTCACCCCCGGCTCGCGATTGGTGGCTCGCGCCGACGTGCTCGGTAGTAGTGTCGGCGACGAGGCCAGCATTCTGCTGGATCCCGTGGCGGGCCGGTACTTCACCATCGAGGGGGCGGGCACGAGCGCGTGGGCGGCACTCGCCGTCCCCGTGACGTTCGATGCGCTGTGCGCGCGCGTCACGGCGGAGTTCGACGTGGACGATGCCACCTGCGAACGCGACATGCGCGATCTCGTGACGCGCCTGATCGACCTCGGACTCGTCCGCGTCCTGGACGAGCACGACGCGGACTGA
- a CDS encoding lasso peptide biosynthesis B2 protein: MLSRLWRLAIAATVVAVVRVCLWTLPFARVERLVTRGRTWRFGAVREMPTHVAGRVHRIARFIPSASCLTRALATQILLAWQGQASTVRYGARHDAAGFAAHAWVEIDGRSLDALSSDYRPLHPAGVPRG, translated from the coding sequence ATGCTGTCGCGTCTCTGGCGCCTCGCGATCGCCGCGACCGTCGTCGCCGTGGTTCGCGTGTGCCTGTGGACGCTGCCCTTCGCGCGCGTCGAGCGCCTCGTCACGCGTGGGCGCACATGGCGGTTCGGCGCCGTACGGGAGATGCCCACGCACGTCGCCGGGCGCGTCCACCGCATCGCGCGCTTCATTCCTTCGGCCTCCTGTCTCACACGCGCGCTTGCCACGCAGATCCTGTTGGCGTGGCAGGGACAGGCGTCCACGGTTCGCTACGGCGCCCGTCACGACGCCGCGGGGTTCGCCGCGCATGCGTGGGTCGAGATCGACGGACGGTCGCTCGATGCGTTGTCGAGCGACTACCGGCCGTTGCACCCGGCGGGAGTGCCGCGTGGCTGA
- a CDS encoding nucleotidyltransferase family protein, with protein sequence MADRMARRLVALATGDVASRPPVRRSPDDERGATSGEGGGPAPADDHVVRTLYTQGLLSWGHDVAVADGWPADVRERIARLRADAVSRALAQAALLTTLRQEAEHAGIPLMVLKGIALSTALYGDLARRHSVDLDVLVSPVHAGTIAGVLRGLGFVPGHPWQDGGSDEFTRWARLHHEFAFTDARGRVVELHARLTGPLMGRSRPFEALWHDRREVRLGSCHVAMPSWEDSVPHLAVHGFCHGWERLSWIADIAAIATRADVDWDRTRTLAGELRCVTAVEAALGISHALFDTPLPWRPGARADRAARAVVTRIERGRFKPPFADWLGDHFRSRDGWIDVARHAWALWRVPAADDASPGEWPPSALSLTWRRPLRLVRRHVIRGTRDAA encoded by the coding sequence GTGGCTGATCGCATGGCCAGGCGGCTGGTCGCGCTCGCAACAGGCGACGTGGCGAGCCGGCCACCTGTCCGCCGTAGCCCCGACGACGAGCGGGGCGCGACGTCGGGCGAAGGTGGAGGCCCGGCCCCCGCAGACGATCACGTCGTGCGGACGCTGTACACGCAAGGGTTGTTGTCGTGGGGACACGACGTGGCAGTCGCCGACGGGTGGCCAGCAGATGTACGCGAACGGATCGCGCGCCTGCGGGCCGACGCCGTGAGCAGGGCACTGGCACAAGCGGCGTTGCTGACGACCCTGCGGCAGGAGGCCGAGCACGCCGGCATCCCGCTGATGGTGCTCAAGGGCATCGCCCTCTCGACGGCCCTGTACGGCGACCTTGCGCGCCGCCACTCCGTCGATCTCGACGTGCTCGTCTCACCCGTCCACGCGGGCACCATCGCCGGAGTGCTGCGCGGTCTCGGTTTCGTACCGGGCCACCCATGGCAGGACGGCGGGTCGGACGAGTTCACGCGATGGGCCCGGCTGCACCATGAGTTCGCGTTCACCGACGCACGCGGCCGGGTCGTCGAACTGCACGCGCGACTCACTGGTCCCTTGATGGGACGCAGCCGCCCCTTCGAGGCGTTGTGGCACGACCGTCGAGAGGTGCGGCTCGGCAGTTGCCACGTGGCCATGCCGTCGTGGGAAGACAGCGTTCCGCACCTTGCGGTCCACGGCTTCTGCCATGGATGGGAACGGCTGTCGTGGATCGCCGACATCGCCGCCATCGCGACGCGCGCCGACGTCGACTGGGATCGCACGCGTACGCTGGCCGGCGAGTTGCGGTGCGTCACGGCCGTGGAAGCGGCACTCGGGATCAGTCACGCCCTGTTCGACACGCCGTTGCCGTGGCGTCCCGGCGCGCGTGCCGATCGCGCGGCGCGTGCCGTCGTGACGCGGATCGAACGCGGACGATTCAAGCCGCCCTTCGCCGACTGGCTCGGCGATCACTTCCGCAGCAGGGATGGCTGGATCGATGTCGCCCGGCACGCGTGGGCGTTGTGGCGTGTGCCGGCCGCGGATGATGCCAGCCCCGGCGAGTGGCCGCCGTCGGCGCTGTCGCTGACGTGGCGGCGCCCGCTCCGCCTGGTCCGTCGCCACGTGATCCGCGGCACGCGCGACGCCGCCTGA
- a CDS encoding SCO family protein: MPPRTRTRTLGLLAAASIAWSAPVVAQDEATTRHQVAGMVIEVHPTREQMTVSHEDIEGVMPAMTMPFEVRDSKELDGVHPGARITFTLVMGPDSSHAEGVRVLQYRTAEQDPFTANRLSVLSEMVTGQARGGIAVGTAVPDFRLIDHTRRVVRLSDLRGRVVAVNFIYTSCTQPQFCFRVANQFGAQQRRFSTELEDDLVFLTITFDPVRDTPEVLAAYARTALRAATDGWRFLTGDPAEVRRVCDTFGVDYFLDEGFMNHTSRTAVIDRQGVLVANIEGNQFTSRQLGDLLQSVLRR; encoded by the coding sequence GTGCCGCCACGCACGCGCACTAGAACGCTCGGCCTCCTCGCCGCCGCGTCCATCGCCTGGAGCGCCCCGGTTGTCGCACAGGACGAGGCAACCACGCGTCACCAGGTCGCCGGCATGGTGATCGAGGTCCACCCGACCCGTGAGCAGATGACTGTCTCGCACGAGGACATCGAGGGCGTGATGCCGGCGATGACGATGCCGTTCGAGGTGCGCGACAGCAAGGAACTCGATGGCGTGCACCCGGGCGCGCGCATCACGTTCACGCTCGTGATGGGGCCAGATTCCTCGCACGCCGAAGGCGTCCGCGTGCTCCAGTACCGCACGGCGGAGCAGGATCCGTTCACGGCCAACAGGCTCTCGGTGCTCTCCGAGATGGTCACCGGTCAGGCGCGCGGCGGCATCGCCGTCGGGACAGCGGTTCCGGACTTCCGGTTGATCGATCACACGCGGCGCGTGGTGAGGCTGTCCGATCTGCGGGGCCGCGTCGTGGCGGTCAACTTCATCTACACGAGCTGCACCCAGCCGCAGTTCTGCTTCCGAGTGGCCAATCAGTTCGGCGCCCAGCAGCGACGGTTCAGCACAGAGCTCGAGGACGACCTCGTCTTCCTGACGATCACGTTCGATCCCGTGCGCGACACGCCGGAAGTCCTGGCGGCGTACGCCAGGACGGCGCTGCGTGCGGCGACGGATGGCTGGCGCTTTCTCACGGGCGATCCCGCCGAGGTCCGCCGCGTGTGCGACACGTTCGGTGTCGACTACTTCCTCGACGAGGGATTCATGAACCACACCTCGCGAACCGCGGTGATCGATCGGCAGGGCGTACTCGTGGCCAACATCGAGGGAAACCAGTTCACGTCGCGCCAGCTCGGAGACCTGCTCCAGAGCGTGCTGCGCCGCTGA